The genomic stretch CTTCTGCTGTTACCTGTGGACTCACCCATAGAAATTGTTGCTTGGGATGATGATGATGAAGACTTAGCTGATGCCTCTCTAGTTGAAGATGAAGCTGAGCTTGACTTGATATTCCCTGACGCCCAAGCTGTTCTAGCTGAGCAAAATCTTCAGCTCAAGCGCACCGCTTTTACCTTAACTGTTGCTGGTGAGTTGCCACCAGTGGACGAAGACGACATTCTCACCCTGGAAATTGAAGACGATGATGTTCCAATGGAAGCAGAGGAACTACAGGAGCTAGCGAGCTTTTATCACAAAGAACAAGAGTATGGAATCTATACGCCTGTAGAGCCACTCCTGTTTTTTGCTCGCTCGAACCAATCTGGTCAACCCGAGTTACTGTCTACCCAGGAAATTAAACAAGTTCAGCCATTGCTCGAAGAACTGCTATTCGATGATCTTGAGTAGGAGACAAGAACTCGGGTTGACCCTTTAAAGGATTCAGGGGAAAGTAGTGTTTTGGTGTATAAGAGTATGAAAACTCTCAAAAGCATCTCCAATAGGTTTTTTTATTTCGTTCTCTTGCCAGCGACCCTTGGTATTTGTGCATGGCAGGGCTGGGAGTGGTGGAGTTGGGTGGTATCCCCACCCGTTAAAGCACAATCTTCCGAAGATGTCGCTCCAACCCTCGTAAAAATTGAGATTCCCCCAGGAACCCCAGGTCAGCAGATAGGCAGAGATCTGGAAGCTTCTGGTTTAATTCGCTCGGCGGATGCTTGGAAACTCTGGACTCATTGGCGGCAGCTGGTAGACCGAGATGGTGAGTTTAAAGCTGGAACTTACGAACTATCACCAACTCAACCCCTGACAAAAATCGCCGAAACCATTTGGAAAGGGAAGGTGATGCAGCTGTCTTTCACCATACCGGAAGGGTGGTCGATTCAGCAAATGGCGAATTATTTTGAATCCCTAGGATTTTTCCCGGCTGATGACTTTATCGCTGCTAGTAGTAAAATCCCCTGGGATAAGTACCCTTGGTTACCCAGTGAGCTGCCTCATCTAGAAGGTTATTTATACCCAGATACCTATAAGTTACCCAGTGATGGCATCTCGCCACAAGCAGTCATCGAACAAATGCTTAATCGATTTGAGCAGGTAGCTTTACCAGTATACCAAAAAGGTCAGTACAAAACCCAGCTTAGTATCAATGATTGGGTAACATTAGGGAGCATTGTCGAGAAGGAAGCAGTAGTTGCTGAAGAACGCGATCGCATTGCTGGTGTCTTTACTGAACGGTTGCGGCGAGGGATGAGATTAGAAACGGATCCCACGGTTGAATATGGATTGGGGATTCGACAAACTGCTGATCAGCCCCTGACCTACAAGCAAGTGCGGCAACCCTCCCCTTACAATACCTATCTCAACCCAGGACTACCTCCGACCCCGATTGCCAGTCCTGGAATAGGGAGTTTGAAAGCAACCCTTGACCCCGAAGACACCGAATACCTATTTTTCGTGGCTCGTTACGATGGCACTCATGTTTTTAGTAAAACCCTAACAGAACATGAAGCAGCTAAAAATGCCATCCGTAGAGAACGGCGAGCTAAACAATAAACCACAACAACTCGTGATCACAGAAGCTTTATCTACTGGGGAGGTTGAGAGAAAAGAATACCCCGACCTAAGATGACGGGGATGCATTTTCGACAATGTTAAATTAGGGGATAAGGGTCTCAAAAAACTGGGTATTGACCCTACTCAGCTACCTCCGGTGCGGGGGAAAGTTACGCCCTAGGAGATAACAGCCAATTAGGTTGTGCAAAGGATACCCCATTCCTGCGACGGATGGGGAAGTTCAAAGGTTCGATAGAATCAAATCACTATAATCGTTGCCCGCTGCCATCATCAGGCTGAGCGGGCTTAGTGTATTGACAATTGACGGGTAAGCATCAAAAATCAACAGAGTTACCGACTTTCAATTTATCAGTTAACTAAATATGTCTTGGGTTTCAAAGTTACAACCTGACTTAATCCTTGGTGGCTCCATCTTAGACCTGACACCAGATATTCTCCAGCAATATCAGCTCTCAGGTCTAGTGTTGGATGTTGACCAGACTTTAATACCAGTGACGAAATCCCGTGTTTCTCAGGAAATTGAACGGTGGGTAGAGCAAACTAGACCGATGGTTTCCCTGTGGCTGGTCAGTAATAACCTCAGTGAACATCGCATTAGCCGTATTGCTTCCTCCCTAGATTTGCCTTACATATATGGAGCTCGCAAACCTTCGCGACGCAAGCTGAAAATAGCTGTAGATGCGATGAACCTACCTATAGACCAAGTGGCAATGGTAGGCGATCGCTTATTCACTGATGTCTTAGCTGGGAATCGACTGGGAATGTTCACCATTCTTGTAGAGCCCATAAGGGATCCAGCTATGAGCAAGTCTTTATACCCAATGCGTGATTTAGAAGTGTGGTTCTCTCAAGCCTTAGGGGTTTCCCTGACCACCATGCAACAAAACTTCAACAAACCTGACAAATCAAAATAAACTGAAATATAAAGAAAATATTATAAAAATTACTAAACCAGAATTTGTCTGAAATAATTAGGGAGTGTTGGAAGTAGGGTCAGCTTATATAAAGACCCATGATATGACCAACCTTTTAAATGGGGTCAGCCTATATAAAGACCCTAGCTATAATAAGCGCCTATAACTAATAGACAGCCCAGCCTTGAGGTAATCAGGAGCTGGGCTGTCTATGGTTTGGCATTACATTACCCAGCCTTGACCCCTATTAGCCTAAGTAACTAAGGATCCCCCCTAACCCCCCTTAATAAGGGGGGGAGTAGCCCAATCCTCAAGAATCTGCACCAAGCTAAACCCCAAGGTAAAATTTAAGAAACATTACTTAACAAACTATCGCCAAGCATGAGCGCAAACGTTGAAATCTACACCTGGAGCACTTGCCCCTTCTGTATCCGTGCTAAAGGTCTACTAAACAAGAAGGGAGTTGAATTTACTGAATACTCTATTGATGGTGATGAACAGGCACGAGCGAAGATGGCTCAAAGGGCAAATGGAGCACGCTCATTACCACAGATTTTTATCAATGACCAGCATATCGGTGGCTGTGATGAGCTTCACACTCTGGAATTTCAGGGTAAGTTAGACAACCTGCTCAAGGCAAGCTAACCACTAGGTGATTGAGCATCTAGTCTTTGGAAAGCACAACGGAAAAGAACACCTCACGACTAGATAACTATCACTACACGGATATTATCCTAAAGGTGATAATCTCATCCGGTTTATATAGCGTTGATCCCACTTATGAGTAAGGATCCCCCCTAACCCCCCTTAATAAGGGGGGGATATGATTCCCTCAAAACCCTATTTATTATTCCCTTTTGCCTTTTGCCTTTTGCCTTTTGCCTTAATCCCTGTTACCCGTTCCCCGTTCAAGATCTTGAGCACTATGTTACCGAATCAAATAGGATTGCTGTAGCATAGGGTAATTGGTTGACAGGGGAATTCAACAGTGAAATTTGCGTTTATAATAGACCCTCTCCCGAAACTTGATCCCGGTCACGATACTAGTGTGGCGCTGATGGAAGCCGCACAGGAATTAGGTCATGAGGTTTGGGTTACTGAGGCTCAACAATTGAGTGTTATTCAGGGTCAGGCTTGGGGGCTTCTACAACCTGTGCAACTAACTCCAGCCAAACTCGATGACGGGCATTGGGTCGTAAGTGAACAGTGGTACCAGACTGGTAAGGCTCTGTTGAAACCTCTAGAGGAGATGGATGCTGTCTGGATGCGGACAGACCCGCCTGTTACTATACCTTACCTGTATGCAACCTATATCTTGGACTACATTAATCCAGATAAAACCTTGGTGATTAATTCACCAACTGGCATCAGGACAGCTAACGAAAAAATGTATGCCCTCCAGTTTCAGGAGGTGATTCCACAGACAATTGTCAGTCAGGAGAAATCGGTGATTCGGCAATTCCTTGAGGAAAAAGAGGCAGCAGTACTCAAACCTCTAGGAGGCAAAGGTGGTGAGGGTATTATTTTTCTACAGCCAAGCGATCGCAATTTTAACTCCTTGGTGGAAATTAGCACTAAACAGGGTAGTGAGCCAGTGATGGTTCAGGCTTATCTGCCTGCGGCGAAAGATGGAGATAAGCGGATTATCCTCTTGAATGGTGAACCGATTGGAGCAGTAAATCGCATTCCCACAGGTAAGGAATTTCGGGGTAACATGGCTGTGGGTGGTCGAGTAGCGGCTACGGAAATTACTCCCCGAGAGGAAAAAATCTGTGCCCTCCTCAAGCCAAAACTGCAGCAAGATGGCTTATATTTGGTTGGCATAGACGTTATCGGCGGCTACCTCACCGAAGTTAATGTCACCAGTCCTACTGGCATCCGGGAAATTGACCGCTTAGATGGTACTCATCTGGCTAAACAGGTAATTACCTGGGTTGAAGCATTTAAAAACAACGGCGGTGACACAATAGAATCGGGTAACCAGACTGCTGAGCAAAGTCATGGGGTTTAATGTCCGTTTTGGGTCAGTTTTATGAAGCAAGGAACAGTGGCACGGAACGATAGGAAAGCTCGAATCTGGGGGATGCTATGTCATCTATCCTCCCTGCTATGGATTCCTCTATTGATTATGGGTCTACCTATCCCCTTGGCTAACCTGGCAGGACCGTTGATGATCTGGTTAAACAAGAGGAATAAATACCCCTTTGTCAAGGTTCACGGTAAAGAATCGATTAATTTTCAAATCTCGATCACCCTTTACGCTACCATTATCCTGACCATATTTACGGCATTTGCCTGGGCGTTTTTCATCCTAATTGGTGCAATAAACGATTTTGACCCTGACTCTTGGTTGGAGCTGTTTAAGCTCATAGAATTCTGGCTATGGTGTATAGCTAGTATGCTGGGAATCTTTGATTCACTGCTGGTGACTATGGCCTCAATCGCTGCTCAATATGGTAGGCATTACCGTTACCCGTTTACCCTGCGATTTTTACGATAAGTCCCTAAGATAAGTCAAGATATAGTCTACAATGGCTGAGTTTTCTGCAACAGGTGCAACTGAACAGCTACCGAAAATTGGTGTGGCGGTAGTGGGAACTGGATTTGGACAAAAAATCCACATCCCTGGCTTTAAAGCTCATTCCCGAACGGAAGTGGTGGCTGTATATCACCGAGACCCGGATCAGGCAAATGCGTACGCAAACCAATATGATATTCCCCATGGATGCGATCGCTTAGAAGACATCCTAGCTTTACCGGAAGTAGAAGCGGTTAGCATCTGTACTCCCCCGTTTCTGCACTACGAAATGGCGAAAATGGTTCTAGAAGCAGGGAAACATCTGCTACTAGAGAAACCCATGACCTTAAGGGCAACGGAAACCCAGGAGCTTTACCAACTCGCTACAGAAAAGGGTGTTGTCGCTATACCTGATTTTGAATTCCGCTTTATCCCCTCATGGCAGCTGTTAGCGGAATATCTCGAAAAAGACTATGTCGGTAAAAAGCGTCTGATTAAAATAGACTGGTTAGTCTCTAGCCGAGCCAATCCCGAACGCCCCTGGAACTGGTATGCTCAAAAAGATAAGGGTGGTGGAGCACTAGGGGCAGTTGGTTCTCATGCCTTTGATTATATTCATTGGCTATTTGGACCAGTGCAGCGGTTGTGTGCTCAACTGAGTACTGCAATTCCAGCACGGCCAGACCCCAATGCTAGCAATTTACTTAAGCCAGTAGATGCCGATGACACCTGTCTGTTATTACTGGAATTGGCAGATGGTACCCCTTGTCAACTCACTATTAGTTCGGTAACCTATCAAGGGCGAGGTCACTTTGTAGAGGTTTATGGCGATCGCGGTACCTTAGTCTTAGGCAGTAACAATCTCAAAGACTACGTTCATGGATTTCGCCTGTGGGCAGCCACCGCCGGTCAATCCTTGATGGAAGTAGAAATTCCCCAGCGACTAGCATTTGCTGAAACCTATCTCGATGGTCGTTTAGCCCCATTTATCCGGGTGGTTGACCATTGGGTGCAAGCCATTGACAATGGTAGCGTTAGCACACTATCTCTCAAAGAAGGAGTGTACTCCCAGATGTTAATGGATGTAACCCATGAGTCCCATGAAACTAGAGGTTGGGTTGAAGTAGATCAGCAGAAGTATAGCGGTTTTTAATAGGGAATAGGGAATAGGGAATAGGGAACAGGAAAAAAACTTTGTTTACCTTATTAGGCTATAAACTGCTATATATATCCTAAAACTGCTTCCATAGCTTTGATATTTTGAGAATATAATTTTTGATGGTCAACAGCATTTCCTTATTTTTAAATAATAGCATAGATTCGGAATAAAAAACTGTTAATAATTAAAACAACTAACTGACTATAATATTTAAGGTAAACGAAAATGAAGAGTCAGCATCAAAAGCATCAGTTACTCAGCATTATCTCTAGTATACCTAGAGGTTTGATTTTGATGAGCACAGGGGGCATGATACTCACGACGCTAATTTTAGGAGTGGTGATGTGGCGCACTAGCTCCCGGTTGTTTGAACAAGTTAATGGTCTATTCGACTTATCGCAATTAAACTTATCACAGCCAGAACCAGAGGTGGATGTCAGAAACGTTGTGGTTAATAAAGTTCGTAACGTTAGTGAATTGACCACTGCTGTGTTTAGCATGGAGGCAGTTGTTCCAACTCGTCAAGATAGAAACTTAGGACAATATCGCTTAGCGTCAACGACATTACTCTACATTGCTTATGGGGAAGTCAGAGCTGGGGTTGATTTAGGGAAATTAAGCGTAGATGATGTCAAAGTCAGCAATGACTCGATCCAAGTGCAGTTACCAGCGCCTCAATTACTGGATAGCAAGATTGATGTTACCCGTTCCCAGATTTACGACTACAACCGAGGATTTTTAGGTCTTGGACCCGATGTTGCCCCTCAATTACAGATGCTAGCTCAACAGCAAACCCTCCAGAAAATTCAGACTACTGCTTGTCAGCAAGGTGTGCTAGACCAAGCTAATCAAAGGGCGCAATTAGTGGTTACTAATTTATTGATGACAGCTGGTTACAAAACTGTAGATGTCAAGCTTAAACCTTCATCAGCATCAATGTGTTTGACAGCTTTACAAACACCATCCTAGCACAGCGTTTGGTAAGCAGTCAGCAGTCAGCCGTCAGCCGTCAGCTAAAAATAAAATTCGTTTCCGTAGCGTGGCGCAGGCTTCGACTATTCAAAAGCTGATAAGTGATAAGTGATAAGTGATAAGTGATAAGTGATAGCTGATAGCTGATAGCTGATAACTGATAGCTGATAACTGATAGCTGATAGCTGATAGCAAAGTAATTGGCGTAATTAAACTAGTTTATTATATCATGAACAATGCCAAAAACGTCCTTGGCGGAACCCTAAAGGTGTGCTGCACATTTCCCATGACGGGATTTTTTCGCAATGGAAAATGTGACACAGGACCAACTGACGTTGGTGTACATATCGTTTGTGCAGAAATGACGGAAGAGTTCCTATCTTTTACTCAGCAAAGAGGGAATGATTTGAGTACACCATCCCCGGTCTATGGTTTTCCTGGTCTTAAACCCGGAGATCAATGGTGTTTGTGTCTCAGTCGTTGGAAGGAGGCGCTGGATGCTGGGGTTGCGCCACCGGTGATTTTGTCAGCAACCCATGAAGCAGCCCTTGATTACATTCCGTTGGAAGTATTTAAGGAACACGCTATTCTTAACGGCTAACCGTTGATATAGCCGTTTTTAATTAGGTGAGGTATAGATGTTTTTAGGGAGTAGGGAGTAGGGAGTAGGGAGCAGTGAAGAGCAAGAGGCAAGAGGCAAGAGGCAAGAGGCAAGAGTTAAAAAATACTATGTACCTCATAGTTATGAAAACCGCTGTATTTAATAGGCACTTCGGGAAATCAAGAGATAGAACAGTAACAGGGATATCCGTTTTCCCCCCTTACTAACCCTATAATTTTGATGAGAAAAAAACTCTTAGTGACAGGAGCTAGCGGTTTCCTTGGATGGAACCTTTGCCAGCTCGCCAAAGAAAAATGGGATGTTTATAGCACTTCTTTTTCCCAGAGAATAGAGATTCCAGGAATAACTGTGGTAAAGGCTGACTTGAGAGACTTTCAAGACATAAAGCATCTGTTTGCTGAGATTCAGCCAGCAGGAGTAATTCATACCGCAGCTCACTCTAAACCTAATTTTTGTCAGACCCATCGAGAGGAATCATATTCGATTAATGTTACAGCTTCTATCAATATTGCTCGACTAAGTGCAGATTATGATATCCCTTGCGTGTTTACCTCTACTGAGTTGGTATTCGATGGTTTAAACCCTCCTTATCTGGAAACTGATCCGGTATCGCCTATCAGCTATTACGGTGAGCAAAAAGTGATGGCAGAAGAAGGGATGCGATCGCATTATCCTAAAGTCGCGATTTGCCGGATGCCCTTAATGTTTGGTATGATTCCCCCTACTGCTAGTAGCTTTATCCAACCCTTTCTCAAAATTTTGAGGGAAGGACGACCATTGAGCTTATTTACTGATGAAATTAGAACCCCTGTCAGTGGCACAACAGCAGCGAAGGGACTGTTATTAGCTCTAGAGAAAGTCCAAGGTCTAGTTAATCTGGGCGGAAAAGAACGGATATCCCGCTATGACTTTGGTTGCCTGATGGCTGAGGTATTTGAACTTTCCCAAGATAATTTAGGACGCTGTCTACAAAAGGATGTACCGATGGCTGCCCCTAGATCTCCAGATACGTCATTGGATAGTTCATTAGCATTTAGTTTGGGGTATCAACCGTTATCAGTGCGGGAGCAATTGGAAGAGTTACGGGGGAAAGTGTAATTATGTAAGCTGTCAGCGGTCAGCGGTCAGCGGTCAGCTTTCAGGTTATTTTATTCAAAAGCACGCACCTTAAGTAACTTGGGCGTAGCCCATAAGCTGAACGCGCACGCGTGCGCGTAGCCCTTAAGCTGATAGCTGATACGCGACACGCTGATAGCTTAATTTTTACCGCAAAACTAATTAGCATATTCTACTGGGAGCATTCAAGATGGCAGAAGCAAATTCCATGTATGACTACATTGTGATTGGTGGAGGTTCTGCGGGAAGCATAGTAGCTTCAAAGCTTGCTGCTTCTGACTCAAATGCAAAAATTCTGCTGATCGAAGCTGGAAAGCTCCTACTCAATCCCAAGATGTACAACCCAAGTGATTGGTTTGAAGTCCTACAACAACATCCGGAGATTGATTGGGGTTACCAGTCAGTACCTCAAAAAAATTTAAACAGCCGTGTGATCATGCTGCCGCAAGCAAAAGCCCTAGGTGGGTGTGCATTACATAATGCCATGGTCTATGTCAGAGGTGGACGCTCTGACTTTGATAAGTGGGGTAAGGTAGCACCTGGTTGGTCATGGAATGATGTACTACCGCACTTTGAAAGTATAGAGCAGATCATCAAGGTTTTGGTGGCAAAGACAGATCATTTGAATTTTATTAACGATTTATTCGCTGCTGCTAAACAGTACGGTTTACCTGAAAATCCTAATTATAATACCAGCGAGAGTCAATATGGATACGCTCCATTTCAGTTCAACAATATCAGAGCACTTTCAAAGCTTTTTCGTGAAACCACATTTAACACTTTTTTACCAGCAGTTCATACAAATGTAACTGTAATAGCTGAAGCTTTGGTAACCAAGATCCGATTTAATAATACCAAAGCAATTGGTGTTGAATATGTTCAGAAGAACGAAAAATACTTTGCAGGTGTGCGACATGAGGTTGTGCTGAGTGCCGGTGCGATTGCGAGTCCAAAAATATTGATGCTTTCAGGCATTGGCGACGAAACTGAGTTGGCGAAATTTGATATTCCAGTAGTTGTGAATGTTCCAGAAGTCGGCAAGAACTTACATGACGATCTTTTCGTTAGTGCCGGATTTTCTATTCCCGAAGATAAAGATGTACCAGTGTATTCCTATAGCCTAGCTCCAGCTGTGATTTTCGGCTCTACGGAAAATAGTAGTTCAGTTGTTGATATAGAGTGTTCAGTGGGAGTGGGAACACTCAAAGGTTTCCCTGGCCCAAAAAATTCTTTTTGGTTGTGGCCAAACGTCATGCACTTGAAGAGTAAGGGAACTATTACGCTGCGTTCAAGTTCTCCTGATCAAGCTCCTCTTGTTGACCCAAAGTATCTGACAGTGCCAGGAGATCTCCAGTCATGTATAACAGCCCTTCAGTTAGGTATCGATATTGGGAATCAATCAAGCTTGGGGCAATGGCGGGAAAAGCAAATTGCTCCAGAACCCGGAACAGATTTGGAGAGTTACATCAGAGAAACAGCCAATACCACACAGCACTATTGCGGAACTTGCAGAATGGGGATTGATCAGAGTTCTGTGGTGGATACAAAACTTAAAGTTCGAGGAGTATCAGGTCTGCATGTGATTGATGCTTCTGTCTTCCCATTACCAATAACCGCA from Moorena sp. SIOASIH encodes the following:
- a CDS encoding DUF4230 domain-containing protein, whose protein sequence is MKSQHQKHQLLSIISSIPRGLILMSTGGMILTTLILGVVMWRTSSRLFEQVNGLFDLSQLNLSQPEPEVDVRNVVVNKVRNVSELTTAVFSMEAVVPTRQDRNLGQYRLASTTLLYIAYGEVRAGVDLGKLSVDDVKVSNDSIQVQLPAPQLLDSKIDVTRSQIYDYNRGFLGLGPDVAPQLQMLAQQQTLQKIQTTACQQGVLDQANQRAQLVVTNLLMTAGYKTVDVKLKPSSASMCLTALQTPS
- the gshB gene encoding glutathione synthase → MKFAFIIDPLPKLDPGHDTSVALMEAAQELGHEVWVTEAQQLSVIQGQAWGLLQPVQLTPAKLDDGHWVVSEQWYQTGKALLKPLEEMDAVWMRTDPPVTIPYLYATYILDYINPDKTLVINSPTGIRTANEKMYALQFQEVIPQTIVSQEKSVIRQFLEEKEAAVLKPLGGKGGEGIIFLQPSDRNFNSLVEISTKQGSEPVMVQAYLPAAKDGDKRIILLNGEPIGAVNRIPTGKEFRGNMAVGGRVAATEITPREEKICALLKPKLQQDGLYLVGIDVIGGYLTEVNVTSPTGIREIDRLDGTHLAKQVITWVEAFKNNGGDTIESGNQTAEQSHGV
- a CDS encoding DUF3727 domain-containing protein; amino-acid sequence: MFSSQSPQENGESPKGDITLKDANGKTLECYIEHSLELEGCQYLLLLPVDSPIEIVAWDDDDEDLADASLVEDEAELDLIFPDAQAVLAEQNLQLKRTAFTLTVAGELPPVDEDDILTLEIEDDDVPMEAEELQELASFYHKEQEYGIYTPVEPLLFFARSNQSGQPELLSTQEIKQVQPLLEELLFDDLE
- a CDS encoding DUF2237 domain-containing protein translates to MNNAKNVLGGTLKVCCTFPMTGFFRNGKCDTGPTDVGVHIVCAEMTEEFLSFTQQRGNDLSTPSPVYGFPGLKPGDQWCLCLSRWKEALDAGVAPPVILSATHEAALDYIPLEVFKEHAILNG
- a CDS encoding DUF4870 domain-containing protein; its protein translation is MKQGTVARNDRKARIWGMLCHLSSLLWIPLLIMGLPIPLANLAGPLMIWLNKRNKYPFVKVHGKESINFQISITLYATIILTIFTAFAWAFFILIGAINDFDPDSWLELFKLIEFWLWCIASMLGIFDSLLVTMASIAAQYGRHYRYPFTLRFLR
- the mltG gene encoding endolytic transglycosylase MltG; its protein translation is MKTLKSISNRFFYFVLLPATLGICAWQGWEWWSWVVSPPVKAQSSEDVAPTLVKIEIPPGTPGQQIGRDLEASGLIRSADAWKLWTHWRQLVDRDGEFKAGTYELSPTQPLTKIAETIWKGKVMQLSFTIPEGWSIQQMANYFESLGFFPADDFIAASSKIPWDKYPWLPSELPHLEGYLYPDTYKLPSDGISPQAVIEQMLNRFEQVALPVYQKGQYKTQLSINDWVTLGSIVEKEAVVAEERDRIAGVFTERLRRGMRLETDPTVEYGLGIRQTADQPLTYKQVRQPSPYNTYLNPGLPPTPIASPGIGSLKATLDPEDTEYLFFVARYDGTHVFSKTLTEHEAAKNAIRRERRAKQ
- a CDS encoding Gfo/Idh/MocA family oxidoreductase, yielding MAEFSATGATEQLPKIGVAVVGTGFGQKIHIPGFKAHSRTEVVAVYHRDPDQANAYANQYDIPHGCDRLEDILALPEVEAVSICTPPFLHYEMAKMVLEAGKHLLLEKPMTLRATETQELYQLATEKGVVAIPDFEFRFIPSWQLLAEYLEKDYVGKKRLIKIDWLVSSRANPERPWNWYAQKDKGGGALGAVGSHAFDYIHWLFGPVQRLCAQLSTAIPARPDPNASNLLKPVDADDTCLLLLELADGTPCQLTISSVTYQGRGHFVEVYGDRGTLVLGSNNLKDYVHGFRLWAATAGQSLMEVEIPQRLAFAETYLDGRLAPFIRVVDHWVQAIDNGSVSTLSLKEGVYSQMLMDVTHESHETRGWVEVDQQKYSGF
- a CDS encoding NAD(P)-dependent oxidoreductase, whose product is MRKKLLVTGASGFLGWNLCQLAKEKWDVYSTSFSQRIEIPGITVVKADLRDFQDIKHLFAEIQPAGVIHTAAHSKPNFCQTHREESYSINVTASINIARLSADYDIPCVFTSTELVFDGLNPPYLETDPVSPISYYGEQKVMAEEGMRSHYPKVAICRMPLMFGMIPPTASSFIQPFLKILREGRPLSLFTDEIRTPVSGTTAAKGLLLALEKVQGLVNLGGKERISRYDFGCLMAEVFELSQDNLGRCLQKDVPMAAPRSPDTSLDSSLAFSLGYQPLSVREQLEELRGKV
- the grxC gene encoding glutaredoxin 3, coding for MSANVEIYTWSTCPFCIRAKGLLNKKGVEFTEYSIDGDEQARAKMAQRANGARSLPQIFINDQHIGGCDELHTLEFQGKLDNLLKAS
- a CDS encoding YqeG family HAD IIIA-type phosphatase, whose product is MSWVSKLQPDLILGGSILDLTPDILQQYQLSGLVLDVDQTLIPVTKSRVSQEIERWVEQTRPMVSLWLVSNNLSEHRISRIASSLDLPYIYGARKPSRRKLKIAVDAMNLPIDQVAMVGDRLFTDVLAGNRLGMFTILVEPIRDPAMSKSLYPMRDLEVWFSQALGVSLTTMQQNFNKPDKSK
- a CDS encoding GMC family oxidoreductase is translated as MAEANSMYDYIVIGGGSAGSIVASKLAASDSNAKILLIEAGKLLLNPKMYNPSDWFEVLQQHPEIDWGYQSVPQKNLNSRVIMLPQAKALGGCALHNAMVYVRGGRSDFDKWGKVAPGWSWNDVLPHFESIEQIIKVLVAKTDHLNFINDLFAAAKQYGLPENPNYNTSESQYGYAPFQFNNIRALSKLFRETTFNTFLPAVHTNVTVIAEALVTKIRFNNTKAIGVEYVQKNEKYFAGVRHEVVLSAGAIASPKILMLSGIGDETELAKFDIPVVVNVPEVGKNLHDDLFVSAGFSIPEDKDVPVYSYSLAPAVIFGSTENSSSVVDIECSVGVGTLKGFPGPKNSFWLWPNVMHLKSKGTITLRSSSPDQAPLVDPKYLTVPGDLQSCITALQLGIDIGNQSSLGQWREKQIAPEPGTDLESYIRETANTTQHYCGTCRMGIDQSSVVDTKLKVRGVSGLHVIDASVFPLPITANTAAATMMIADKGADIIIRSYHN